Genomic DNA from Rhodospirillaceae bacterium:
CCCACTCTCCACGCTGCCCAATACAAATCGCTCCAGGGCTTTTTGAGTTCGTATGCTTAGATCTGGGCGAGCCAAAAAACAGGCAATATTGGCCTCCAACAAACCTACCTTTTCGCCACAATCATGTCGGACTCCGGAAAACCTCAATCCGTAAAAATCTTGCTGCAAAAGCATTTTGTCCATGGCTTCAGTGAGCTGAATTTCTCCGCCACGCCCGGGCCGTTGCCGTCCCAGCGTCTCGAAAATCTCAGCATCAAGTATATACCGACCCACGATGGCAAAATTAGAAGGCGCCTTTTCAATTGGAGGCTTTTCCACCATAGCGGTTACCTTTAATAAATCATTTCTACATTTAACAACCCTCAGTATCCCATACATATGGGTCTGGTGGGGTTCCACCTCGACAACCGCAATAAAGTTTCCGCCAACCTCCCGATATTTATCCACCATTTGGGTCAGGCAAGGCACCTTAGATAATATCAAATCATCTGGCAGCAAAACCGCAAATGGATCCGCTCCCACAGCTTTCTGCGCACATAGGATTGCATGACCCAAACCAAGAGGTTCATCTTGGAAAACAAATTCAATATTTAACCAAGATGGCCTATTCCTTTTTGTTTTTCCAGGACCTCCAGAACGAGCCATTCCTTCGAAGATAGAATCAATATTATCTTGCTCCGACAAATACTTCACGATGATATCTTTGTTTCCGGAAACTACAAAGATTAAATCTGTAATTCCTGCATCAATTGCCTCTTCTATAGCATAATCAATCAGCGGCTTATCCACTACAGGGAGCATCTCTTTTGGAATAGCCGATGTCACTGGGCGAAATCTAGTCCCAAGACCCGCTACTGGAAAAACTGCCTTTCTCACTGGCATCATATACTCTGCTCTGCTCTACTCTACTCTATGTTTATCCGTTGCTCACGTTGAACCAAGTCTAGGTCAGAAGCAACCATCTCCCTAACCATATCGGCAAATGATGTTTTATGCTCCCACCCCAGGCACCTTTTAGCCTTACTAGGATCCCCCAATAAATACTCAACCTCTGTTGGCCGAAAGTACTTCGTATCCACCCTCACTAAAACCTCTCCTGAATCTCTATCGACACCTATCTCATCAGTTCCAGAACCCTTCCATTCGAGTTCCCGCCCTACCTCCTTGAAGGAAAACTCAACAAAATCACGAACACTGTGTTCTATTCCCGTAGCTAACACGTAATCACCTGCTGTTTCTTGCTGTAACATTAACCACATACCTTGAACATAATCTCTTGCGTGTCCCCAATCCCTAACGGCATCTAAATTGCCGAGGAAAACACAATTTTGTAAGCCCAATTGGATGGCGGCTACGGCCCTTGTTATTTTGCGACTAACGAAAGTTTCGCCACGCACTGGACTTTCATGATTAAACAAAATTCCATTGGATGCATGTATCCCATAGGCTGTTCGGTAGTTCGCACATATCCAGTAAGCGTATAGTTTTGCCGCAGCATATGGACTCTGAGGAGCAAAACGAGTGTTCTCTGTTTGCGGCGTCTCCGACACCG
This window encodes:
- a CDS encoding UTP--glucose-1-phosphate uridylyltransferase, giving the protein MMPVRKAVFPVAGLGTRFRPVTSAIPKEMLPVVDKPLIDYAIEEAIDAGITDLIFVVSGNKDIIVKYLSEQDNIDSIFEGMARSGGPGKTKRNRPSWLNIEFVFQDEPLGLGHAILCAQKAVGADPFAVLLPDDLILSKVPCLTQMVDKYREVGGNFIAVVEVEPHQTHMYGILRVVKCRNDLLKVTAMVEKPPIEKAPSNFAIVGRYILDAEIFETLGRQRPGRGGEIQLTEAMDKMLLQQDFYGLRFSGVRHDCGEKVGLLEANIACFLARPDLSIRTQKALERFVLGSVESGEDK
- the gmd gene encoding GDP-mannose 4,6-dehydratase, with the translated sequence MDNVALITGITGQDGSYLAELLLSKGYEVHGVKRRSSSFNTGRIDHLYKDPHENESRFHLHYGDLTDATNLIRLIQEINPTEIYNLGAQSHVKVSFDTPEYTANADALGTLRLLEAIRLLNLEKRCRFYQASTSELYGAVSETPQTENTRFAPQSPYAAAKLYAYWICANYRTAYGIHASNGILFNHESPVRGETFVSRKITRAVAAIQLGLQNCVFLGNLDAVRDWGHARDYVQGMWLMLQQETAGDYVLATGIEHSVRDFVEFSFKEVGRELEWKGSGTDEIGVDRDSGEVLVRVDTKYFRPTEVEYLLGDPSKAKRCLGWEHKTSFADMVREMVASDLDLVQREQRINIE